The proteins below are encoded in one region of Vulpes lagopus strain Blue_001 chromosome 10, ASM1834538v1, whole genome shotgun sequence:
- the SLC22A31 gene encoding LOW QUALITY PROTEIN: putative solute carrier family 22 member 31 (The sequence of the model RefSeq protein was modified relative to this genomic sequence to represent the inferred CDS: inserted 1 base in 1 codon), with protein MSHLLGWLLGCVLLGMGCDWFGRRAVFVASLVLGVSEALAASFPALLALRLLHGGALAGFSLALYVARLELCDPPXRLVFSVAAGLFSVLGTLLLPGLALLAQDWRLLQGLSALVTGLLLLFWGFPALFPESPCWLLATGQPARARRILWHLAEAGGEDPKDSPEEESSLAIELDMLGAGSPQPQYHSILELWHTCVAWRDGLILGFSSLICGGIRASFLHSLTPREPAFYQPYFLGAGLEAVAILLLLLMGDRWGRRPVLLLGTLVMGLESLLLLAGTQYLPGWTVVSLSVLGLLASQAMSALSSLLAAEVLPTVIRGAGLGLVLGAGFLGQAAAPLANLHGRHGFFLHHVVFVSFAVLALLCILLLPESRGHPLPASLQDADRLSLLHGGHPCRAPPDHLPLLQASRQLAGTPRVQEG; from the exons ATGAGCCACCTCCTAGGCTGGCTGCTGGGCTGCGTCCTGCTGGGCATGGGCTGTGACTG GTTTGGACGTCGGGCTGTGTTCGTGGCCTCCCTGGTGCTGGGGGTCAGTGAGGCCCTGGCTGCCAGCTTTCCTGCCCTGCTGGCTCTGAGGCTGCTGCACGGGGGGGCCTTGGCAGGCTTTTCCCTTGCCCTCTATGTGGCTC GCTTGGAGCTGTGTGACCCCC ACCGCCTGGTATTCTCCGTGGCAGCTGGCCTCTTCTCGGTGCTGGGCACTCTGCTGCTGCCGGGCCTAGCCCTGCTCGCACAGGACTGGCGCCTTCTGCAGGGGCTGAGCGCCCTGGTAACGGGGCTCTTGCTGCTCTTTTGGGG GTTCCCAGCCCTGTTCCCTGAGTCTCCCTGCTGGCTGCTAGCCACAGGACAGCCAGCCCGAGCCCGGAGGATCCTGTGGCATTTGGCGGAAGCTGGGGGTGAGGACCCCAAGGACAGCCCGGAGGAGGAGAGCTCCCTGGCTATAG AACTGGACATGCTGGGTGCAGGGAGCCCTCAGCCCCAATACCACTCCATCCTGGAGCTCTGGCACACCTGTGTCGCCTGGAGAGATGGACTCATCCTGGGCTTCAGTTC GCTGATCTGTGGGGGCATCAGAGCCAGCTTCCTGCACAGCCTGACCCCAAGGGAGCCCGCCTTCTACCAGCCCTACTTCCTGGGTGCTGGCCTGGAGGCCGTAGCCATCTTGTTGCTGCTGCTCATGGGGGACCGCTGGGGGCGACGCCCGGTCCTATTGCTGGGCACCCTGGTCATGGGCCTGGAATCCCTGCTGCTCCTTGCTGGGACCCAGT ACTTGCCAGGCTGGACTGTGGTGTCCCTCTCTGTCctgggcctcctggcctcccaggCCATGTCTGCACTCAGTAGCCTCTTAGCAGCAGAGGTGCTCCCCACCGTCATCAG GGGGGCCGGGCTGGGCCTCGTGCTGGGGGCTGGCTTCCTGGGCCAGGCAGCTGCCCCCCTGGCCAACCTGCATGGCCGGCACGGCTTCTTCCTGCACCATGTAGTCTTCGTGTCCTTTGCCGTCCTTGCCCTGCTGTGCATCCTGCTGCTGCCTGAGAGCAGGGGCCACCCACTGCCTGCATCACTGCAGGACGCTGACCGCCTGTCCCTGCTCCACGGGGGCCACCCCTGCCGGGCTCCCCCGGACCACCTGCCACTGCTGCAAGCCTCCCGCCAGCTGGCAGGGACGCCACGGGTCCAGGAGGGCTGA